The Desulfosporosinus acidiphilus SJ4 genome has a window encoding:
- a CDS encoding LCP family protein, giving the protein MQKRLVTFLLIIGICGFLAHGFGYKGLSTTGKTLSKGNSLNSSSEGLSNPVNILLIGTDQRFEETKFNTDSIILVSLVPETQRISLLSIPRDTRIYLSGHGYVKINAVAMLENLEALQKVVEDLTGEEVSGYILTNFQGFKKIIDTLGGVTVDVEKNMYYETGDQVDGYINLHKGIQRLDGEKALQYARFRHDALSDISRTARQQIVLKAAAKEMFQLSTLPKLPYLVPELMQSVQTNLPAKDIFALAKTAVTFKSSNVISQTLPGTFLEVNRISYWQVDPMEVKKVVSNLQRGITTDRVIDKEPVDLLRPTIPTPAKPIPKVPGNSLDPNGINSTAFSVFGSEQTRSAEAGSGGLVEEDTIPTEEIEGVTPLREAGS; this is encoded by the coding sequence GTGCAGAAAAGGTTGGTCACATTTCTTTTAATTATCGGAATCTGTGGATTTTTGGCTCATGGATTTGGTTATAAAGGATTAAGTACTACGGGAAAAACTTTGTCAAAGGGGAATTCCCTTAATTCCTCATCCGAAGGTTTGTCCAATCCGGTGAACATCTTGCTCATCGGGACTGATCAGAGATTCGAGGAAACGAAATTCAATACAGATTCCATCATACTTGTGAGTCTTGTCCCCGAAACTCAGAGGATAAGCTTACTTTCTATTCCTCGGGATACGAGAATTTATCTTTCAGGGCATGGTTATGTAAAGATTAATGCAGTTGCCATGTTAGAAAATCTGGAGGCATTACAAAAAGTTGTGGAGGATTTAACCGGCGAAGAGGTTTCGGGTTACATTCTGACGAATTTCCAAGGATTCAAGAAAATTATAGATACCTTAGGCGGAGTTACTGTTGATGTAGAAAAAAATATGTATTATGAGACAGGGGACCAGGTAGATGGATACATTAACCTGCACAAAGGCATCCAGCGTCTTGACGGCGAGAAGGCCTTACAATATGCTCGTTTTCGGCATGATGCATTATCAGACATATCGCGGACAGCCAGACAGCAGATCGTGTTAAAGGCAGCGGCCAAAGAAATGTTCCAGCTCAGTACTTTGCCAAAATTGCCATACCTTGTTCCGGAGTTAATGCAATCAGTCCAGACAAATTTGCCTGCTAAAGACATATTTGCCTTAGCAAAGACAGCGGTCACTTTTAAAAGCTCGAATGTGATTTCTCAGACCTTACCGGGGACATTCCTAGAGGTTAACAGGATTAGTTATTGGCAAGTAGATCCTATGGAGGTTAAGAAAGTAGTCAGTAATTTGCAGAGAGGGATAACTACTGATCGAGTGATCGACAAAGAGCCGGTTGATTTGCTACGACCTACTATTCCAACTCCCGCTAAACCTATTCCTAAAGTTCCGGGCAACAGTCTGGATCCAAATGGGATTAATTCCACGGCATTTAGCGTTTTCGGTTCAGAGCAAACTCGCTCAGCTGAAGCCGGATCTGGAGGCTTGGTGGAGGAGGACACTATACCCACTGAAGAAATCGAAGGAGTAACCCCACTTAGAGAAGCGGGGTCTTAG